The Drosophila bipectinata strain 14024-0381.07 chromosome 3L, DbipHiC1v2, whole genome shotgun sequence region CAACGGGACTTAATTGGAGTATGCCTTCGATTTCGTCAGCATCGTTATGTATTTTGTGCagacatcgagaagatgttTAGAGGCATTTTGGTGTCGGACGAACATACACAGTACCAACGCATAGTTTGGAGGAAGGATGAAAACGCTACGCTGGATCATTATCGACTGTTGACAGTAACATATGGATTATCTTCATCGCCGTTTATTGCAGTTCGAGTTCTTAAACAGCTCTCGAATGACTATGCCGAATTGTATCCCACCGCTGCTGTCGTGCTCAACAGAGACGCGTACGTTGATGATATTCCTACTGGATGCGACAACATCAAGGATCTCATTGCACTCAAAGATGAATTGATTCTGCTTCTTAGCGAAGCTCAATTCAAATTGCGAAAGTGGAGCTCAAACTGTTACGCCCTTTTAAAGTCGTTGCCAAAGGAGATTTGTGAGTATCCACCAGAGGATTTAGAGGAAGACCGCTCAATTCGATTTGTTAAAGTCCTGGGATTGTGTTGGGAACCAAAACCGGActatattttcttcaaattaGAAACCCCCGCATTTACGACTGCTCTTACTAAACGCATATTGCTTTCAGAACTAGCCAAGATCTACGACCCGCTGGGTTTGCTTTCGCCACCTGTTGTTTTTCTGAAGATCCTATTTCAAGATAGTTGGCTAAGTTCTGTCGATTGGAATGAAGTACTACCGCAGCAAATATGTACACGATGGCAACAGTTTGCATCGGAAATGCAtttattggaaacttgtcGAGTTCCTCGCTACATATCTGCACCACATCAAGAAATGGAACTGCACGGATTTGCTGATGCATCATCTCAAGCGTATGCTGCCGTCATCTATAGCCGCGTCGAAGTCAACAATGGATATGCTGTCAAACTGATTATGGCTAAAACTCACGTAGCCCCTATTAAGCCTATCTCCATTCCGCGACTAGAGTTAAACGCAGCTCATTTACTCTCTAAACTGATTTATCTGGTCAAGCAATCATTAACTGTTCCTATTTCCAGAATTAATTGTTGGTCAGACTCTGAAATAGTCCTGCATTGGCTATCTTCTCTGCCTAGGACTTGGAACACCTATGTTTGCAACCGCACTGCTGAAATTCTAGAGGTTTGCCCACGCAGCTGCTGGCAACATATTCGAAGTGGTGATAATCCCGCAGACTGCGCATCGCGAGGAGTACTGCCAAAGGACCTCGTGGATCATCAAATATGGTGGAATGGACCACCTTGGCTATCTCAGTCACGTTCAGCTTGGCCACCTGTTAAAGCTAAGTTTGTTCTGTCGACAGAAGAAGAGGCCTGCCTAGAGATGAAGGCTGAAACGAAAGTTAATCTACACATTTCCGACGACGGAAATTCGCTATCTTGTATgatcaacaaatcctcctcaTGGTCCCGTTTATTAAGGATAGTCAGCTACTGCCTTCGCTTCGTTCATCGTCTTCGTGAGAGGAATCGACTTTCACCATTCCTATCGGCGTGGGAGCTACAATATGCACGAGCTAAGATTTTTGCGCACGCTCAAGAGGAGTTCTTCAACGTGGAGTACAAGCAGTTAACTACCGGACAGCCATTGTCGAAGAAATCGAAGTTGATCCGCTACACACCCTTTTTAGACGAGCAGAGAGTAATGCGTGTTGGTGGTCGCATCGATAATTCTATAGCTACTTATGACGCAAAGCATCCCATTCTCCTTCCTAAGGAATCTCCAATAGCTGGTCTGCTAGTTCGCTATCAACATGCTGCATTGTTACACGCTGGAGTCGAATACACGTTTCATAGTCTACGCCAAAGGTATTGGATTCTAGGAGCTCGGAACCTCGTCCGCAAAACTGTATTCAATTGCAGAACTTGCTTTCTGCAGCGAAGACACACGAGTTCTCAACTTATGGCTGATTTACCGGAGTTTCGAGTTCAACCCGCCCGTTGTTTTCTGCACACTGGATTGGATTATGCTGGACCTGTGTCAATCAAAACATCGACAGGCCGGACACCAAGATTTGGCAAAGCTTGGTTTGCGATCTTTGTCTGCCTATCTACAAAAGCGATTCACATAGAATTGGTCAGCGATTTGACGACATCCGCCTTTATAGCCGCTTTCAAACGCTTTTGGTCTCGACGTGGACCTATATCGGATTTATACTCGGACAATGGAACGACTTTCCATGGAGCCAAAAGAGATTTAGCTGAAATGCAACGAATGGCAATAGCTCAAAGTCAAGATGAAGAAATTTCAAGCTTCATGGCCAGCCACGAGATTAATTGGCATTTCATTCCGCCATCTGCTCCCCATTTCGGAGGCATTTGGGAGACTGGTGTGAGATCCATAAAGCTGCACTTAAAACGAGTCATTGGCAGCAGTGCCTTGACATTCGAGGAGTATTCGACCCTGTTAATTCAGATTGAAGGGCTTCTGAACTCTCGCCCTTTATGCGCACCTAGCGATCACAGTCTTAACCCGCTAACTCCTTCTCATTTTCTAACAGGTCAGCCTCTCACTTCGGTACCAGAACCATCTTTCCTGGATGTAAATATCAACAGACTGCAGCGCTGGAGACAACTACAGGCCAAGGTTCAAGGTTTCTGGAAACGTTGGAATCTCGAGTATCTCAGCACGCTTCAACCTCGTACGAAATGGCATCAAGATGCTCCAAATGTTGCCGTGGACACACTGGTTGTGCTGAAGGAGCCCAATCAACCGCCAAGCAAGTGGATGCTAGGACGAGTCACCGAAGTTCATCCTGGCCAGGATCAGAGGGTTCGGGTGGTCAccgttaaaaccgccaagggAATCTACAAGCGCCCTATTACGAAAATTGCTGTGCTTCCTTTGAACTGAACCGTCGTTCAGGGGGGCCGGTATGTTGGGAAATAGTTCGTctttttgttgcatttaaaTAGTATTACATTTGCTTCTTTACTTTTGCCTATTTTTACCTATTACCTATAGTACCTATTTTTGCGCACATCATTGTAT contains the following coding sequences:
- the LOC122322255 gene encoding uncharacterized protein, which gives rise to MHRTIQQRGACKGQITRTLNSAVEFSQRCENVETLQFKLERLVATFNHFMELSDELVEFHLEEGYEDPGLDIPEYEDKFYAAHVIFSNAIKDMGGQDHGQDQSNILLSSTVERLFEGQNNLLEKIHTSSGTADLRFEKIRIPTFSGKYEDWSQFSDLFLSSALDVVSRRTFAKDTKLCFNCLSRSHQVRDCNSSNTCRQCNAKHHTLVHPIEARSVPVAPAHSTAADTNTAAVSHHILERANNPALLPTVVANVIDTWGNETSSQQVKSNATIWTKIRSLPLADPTFGSPGKIDVILGADQLWNLYTGHRREFGIEYPIALHTNFGWVITGSYTDGNKASTHAQVHHAYEDLDSLVRSFMDMEQVHPSKTTIDASDPAEQHFLKTHARREDGVYIVQYPFKEPRTPIGSTLPQALNRFAALERKFRRFPALKQQYVDFMDDYLNRGHMELIPAAAGGEDPARYNYLAHHAVFKPDSTTTRCRVVFDGSGKDSTGHSLNSRLHIGPPIQRDLIGVCLRFRQHRYVFCADIEKMFRGILVSDEHTQYQRIVWRKDENATLDHYRLLTVTYGLSSSPFIAVRVLKQLSNDYAELYPTAAVVLNRDAYVDDIPTGCDNIKDLIALKDELILLLSEAQFKLRKWSSNCYALLKSLPKEICEYPPEDLEEDRSIRFVKVLGLCWEPKPDYIFFKLETPAFTTALTKRILLSELAKIYDPLGLLSPPVVFLKILFQDSWLSSVDWNEVLPQQICTRWQQFASEMHLLETCRVPRYISAPHQEMELHGFADASSQAYAAVIYSRVEVNNGYAVKLIMAKTHVAPIKPISIPRLELNAAHLLSKLIYLVKQSLTVPISRINCWSDSEIVLHWLSSLPRTWNTYVCNRTAEILEVCPRSCWQHIRSGDNPADCASRGVLPKDLVDHQIWWNGPPWLSQSRSAWPPVKAKFVLSTEEEACLEMKAETKVNLHISDDGNSLSCMINKSSSWSRLLRIVSYCLRFVHRLRERNRLSPFLSAWELQYARAKIFAHAQEEFFNVEYKQLTTGQPLSKKSKLIRYTPFLDEQRVMRVGGRIDNSIATYDAKHPILLPKESPIAGLLVRYQHAALLHAGVEYTFHSLRQRYWILGARNLVRKTVFNCRTCFLQRRHTSSQLMADLPEFRVQPARCFLHTGLDYAGPVSIKTSTGRTPRFGKAWFAIFVCLSTKAIHIELVSDLTTSAFIAAFKRFWSRRGPISDLYSDNGTTFHGAKRDLAEMQRMAIAQSQDEEISSFMASHEINWHFIPPSAPHFGGIWETGVRSIKLHLKRVIGSSALTFEEYSTLLIQIEGLLNSRPLCAPSDHSLNPLTPSHFLTGQPLTSVPEPSFLDVNINRLQRWRQLQAKVQGFWKRWNLEYLSTLQPRTKWHQDAPNVAVDTLVVLKEPNQPPSKWMLGRVTEVHPGQDQRVRVVTVKTAKGIYKRPITKIAVLPLN